A single Primulina eburnea isolate SZY01 chromosome 11, ASM2296580v1, whole genome shotgun sequence DNA region contains:
- the LOC140805365 gene encoding uncharacterized protein → MGFYEKKYFALWAQLIGNNEICLGWDHNKMTVQADNSWWEDKIKENPEYAKFRLRGPKNLDLLEKIFKGSIATGYDAIAPSEDQPIHNNFNDDTNDWDVQLDGEFQSDVYINVESHEFMENSTMGADNSMQQKKRKRRESGEKRGPIATRLADQLDRVLQEFETQKSIHETPKDDPCSIENCLEVFRSLPGMVVGSEQFYIVTRVLGKKHNRQTFIGLKDSELQLGWEKTFTKDDLKRY, encoded by the exons ATGGGATTCTatgagaaaaaatattttgcatTGTGGGCACAACTTATTGGAAATAATGAGATTTGCCTTGGTTGGGATCATAACAAGATGACCGTGCAAGCTGATAATAGTTGGTGGGAGGATAAGATTAAG GAAAATCCCGAGTATGCAAAGTTTAGATTGAGGGGACCCAAGAATTTAGATTTATTGGAAAAGATATTTAAAGGTTCCATAGCAACTGGCTATGATGCAATAGCACCATCAGAGGATCAaccaattcataacaatttcaacGATGATACAAATGATTGGGATGTTCAGTTAGATGGAGAGTTTCAAAGTGATGTTTATATTAATGTTGAAAGCCACGAATTTATGGAAAACTCAACAATGGGAGCTGACAACTCTATGCagcaaaagaagagaaaaagaaGGGAGAGTGGGGAAAAAAGAGGTCCCATTGCCACTAGGTTAGCCGATCAACTTGATCGTGTCCTTCAAGAATTTGAGACTCAAAAGTCTATACACGAAACACCAAAAGATGATCCATGTAGCATTGAAAATTGTCTGGAGGTTTTTCGTAGTTTGCCTGGTATGGTGGTTGGCAGTGAGCAATTCTACATAGTTACTAGAGTTTTGGGTAAAAAGCATAATAGGCAAACATTTATCGGATTGAAGGACTCGGAACTGCAGCTTGGTTGGGAAAAGACATTCACTAAAGATGATCTGAAGCGTTATTAA